In Pecten maximus unplaced genomic scaffold, xPecMax1.1, whole genome shotgun sequence, the DNA window CCCAAAggaaaatcatttcaaaatcaCCCAAATACAAGGCTGATGCCAAGGACATCAGTCTATCACCCAAACACAAGGCTGATACCAAGGACATCAGTTTATCACCAACATCAAACACAAGGCTGATACCAAGGACATCGGTCTATCACCCAAACACAAGGCTGATACCAAGGACATCAGTTTATCACCAACATCAAATACAAGGCTGATACCAAGGACATCAATCTATCACCCAAACACAAGGCTGATACCAAGGACATCAGTCTATCACCCAAACACAAGGCTGATACCAAGGACATCAGTCTATCACCCAAACACAAGGCTGATACCAAGGACATCAATCTATCACCCAAACACAAGGCTGATACCAAGGACATCAGTCTATCACCCAAACACAAGGCTGATACCAAGGACATCAGTCTATCACCCAAACACAAGGCTGATACCAAGGACATCAGTCTATCACCCAAACACAAGGCTGATACCAAGGACATCAGTCTGTCACCCAAACACAAGGCTGATACCAAGGACATCAGTTTATCACCCAAACACAAGGCTGATACCAAGGACATCAGTCTGTCACCCAAATACAAGGCTGATACCAAGGACATCGGTCTATCACCCAAACACAAGGCTGATACCAAGGACATCAGTCTATCACCCAAACACAAGGCTGACACCAAGGATATCAGTCTATCACCCAAACACAAGGCTGATACCAAGGACATCAGTCTATCACCCAAACACAAGGCTGATACCAAGGACATCGGTCTATCACCCAAACACAAGGCTGACACCAAGGACATCAGTCTATCACCCAAACACAAGGCTGATACCAAGGACATCAGTCTATCACCCAAACACAAGGCTGATACCAAGGACATCAGTCTATCACCCAAACACAAGGCTGACACCAAGGACATCAGTATATCACCAAAACACAAGGCTGATACCAAGGACATCAGTCTATCACCCAAACACAAGGCTGATACCAAGGACATCAGTCTATCACCAACATCAAACACAAGGCTGATACCAAGGACATCAGTCTATCACCCCAACACAAGGCTGATACCAAGGACATCAGTCTATCACCCAAACACAAGACTGACACCAAGGACATCAGTCTATCACCCAAACACAAGGCTGATACCAAGGACATCGGTCTATCACCCAAACACAAGGCTGATACCAAGGACATCAGTCTATCACCCAAACACATGGCTGATACCAAGGACATCAGTCTATCACCCACATCAAACACAAGGCTGACACTAAGGACATCAGTCTATCACCAACATCAAACACAAGGCTGATACCAAGGACATCAGTCTATCACCTGAACACAAGGCTGACACCAAGGACATCAGTCTATCACCCAAACACAAGGCTGATACCAAGGACATCAGTCTATCACCCAAACACAAGGCTGATACCAAGGACATCAGTCTATCACCCAAACACAAGGCTGATACCAAGGACATCAGTCTATCACCCAAACACAAGGCTGATACCAGTGACATCAGTCTATCACCCAAACACAAGGCTGATACCAGTGACATCAGTCTATCACCCAAACACAAGGCTGATACCAAGGACATcagtttataattattttgtaaaacttttaactatgtatttttttcctgaTTTACATATAAACTCTTGACCACTCTCCCTATTTCGGTGGGCTCAATACAGAATGGTGTTAATGTTCCACATTTGTTAATTTCTTTCGAACAGTTCTCTCACAACTCAAATAACATAATGCGGCAAAAATTACAGTACTGTAGTTCCCAATCcttatgaatattttgtttaaatcctAATTCTAGTTTCTTCAATATAAGTGAAATACAGATTTATTGATGTATATCTCCTTCAAACTGCAGAAATTCAGTTtaatattttcacatattttctATTGGCAATGAGATGACATCAATCGTTTCCCttgaaatatgacatttaatagtaataTACTTAAAAAATTAACAGCAAAAATTTGCCAATCATTTgactttttcttttattttttgatgagtatatatacacatgaccAAATGAATAACAATCATCGCCTCTCTGGCATTCCTATAGCTGACATTGTCTGTTCAAGGTAGGCCAAGGGGCCCTGAGGGTAGGCCGGAGGAGGGTTATGTACCATGCCTTGGTGCCCTGGAGCAGGACGCTGCATCATCATCTGTGGGTTTTGACCCTGAATCTGTGTTGCCCCTTGGGGCTGGTTTACATTATATCCCTGGCCTTGGATGTTCATCTGTGCTGGATTAGGCATTGTTTGCCCGTGGGGGTGGGGCATATTAGCAGGGCCTTGACCTGGGGGCCCCAGAGGCATTGTCTGTGAGCCATGTGCCGGTACACCCCCACCTGGTCCCCTTGCCACACTGTTCAACAGACCCTGCCATTTCTGTAATCTCTCTTGGTGTCGCTTCACCAACTGATCCTTCCTCTCGAGTTCCACTTTTAGTTCTTCTGTGCTCtgaatattacaaaaatatccaTAAATGGTACTGCCAGAAAATGAAATACTTGACCAATATATAGAAATAAGCTATATTGCTACAATTACTGATTTGACTTGCgctttcattttttatttttcattttcaccttttttgtttttaattgcaACACcagtatttttttgttaatactGCAATTCAATTAACATCCATACAGGGAAGTATTTTTAGGCATTGTAGCAAATTCATTATGAAACAAATGAATtcaaaactgataaaaatattgtacatttatagTTAGGCATATACAAAGTTAATGTAAAGTAGCTGTAAGTTGTTGTtctatatttaagaaataattaacgatgattcgtgtattgttgcagaatatacaacgaggacgaggatattttgcaattaaattaataacgaaggtcgcaggcctgagttattaattaaaattgcaaattatccgagtccgagttgtatatcctgcaacaatacacgactcaaagttgattatttctattctaccatgtactgtttagttctgagattgacctctttctaatagaaaaacagcaaagaaaccccgagaaaaccttgtaatttatttcttgagtattgcattatttgttgatgaaatgtACAGGCAATAtagtactacgatcaagagcatctatcatatggcaatgattttgaaaattaaaaaaaaaaaaaaaaggataaaaaaaaaagataaa includes these proteins:
- the LOC117320599 gene encoding protein IWS1 homolog, whose amino-acid sequence is ADTKDINLSPKHKADTKDISLSPKHKADTKDISLSPKHKADTKDINLSPKHKADTKDISLSPKHKADTKDISLSPKHKADTKDISLSPKHKADTKDISLSPKHKADTKDISLSPKHKADTKDISLSPKYKADTKDIGLSPKHKADTKDISLSPKHKADTKDISLSPKHKADTKDISLSPKHKADTKDIGLSPKHKADTKDISLSPKHKADTKDISLSPKHKADTKDISLSPKHKADTKDISISPKHKADTKDISLSPKHKADTKDISLSPTSNTRLIPRTSADTKDISLSPEHKADTKDISLSPKHKADTKDISLSPKHKADTKDISLSPKHKADTKDISLSPKHKADTSDISLSPKHKADTSDISLSPKHKADTKDISL
- the LOC117320601 gene encoding mediator of RNA polymerase II transcription subunit 28-like translates to MASANPERPQGGANGNLIDDLESAFQGCVSLLTSQEYFNVTDSEETKAGVDQSLQKFLDLARQTEAFFLHKRLVLSKTRPEQDIKDSTEELKVELERKDQLVKRHQERLQKWQGLLNSVARGPGGGVPAHGSQTMPLGPPGQGPANMPHPHGQTMPNPAQMNIQGQGYNVNQPQGATQIQGQNPQMMMQRPAPGHQGMVHNPPPAYPQGPLAYLEQTMSAIGMPERR